CCGTCCTGAATATGTAGGCGATGATCGCGGTGCACGCCGCGAGGAACCCGAGGGTCAAGCCCAGCGACACGCCGATCGACACGTCGGACGTGCCGTAAAAAGTCCAGCGCAACCCGCTGACGAGAAACGCGATCGGATTGGCGAGCGCGATGGTGTCCCACGGCTCGGGCAGCATATCGAGCGAGTAGAATGTCCCGCCGAGGAAGGTCAGCGGGGTCAGGATCAGCACCGGAATGATCCCGAGCTTCTCGAAACTGTCGGCCCAGATGCCGAGAATGAAGCCGAACAGCGAAAAGCTTGCCGCAACCAGCATGATGTAGCCGACCGCGAGCAGCGGATACTTGATCTCGTATTCGACGAACAATGTCGCGGTGCCGAGGATGATCGCGGCCAGGATCAGGCTCTTCGTCGCGGCGGCTCCGACGAAGCCGATCAGCGTTTCGGCCACCCCGACAGGCGCGGACAGCAGTTCGTAGATCGTCCCG
The Erythrobacter sp. JK5 DNA segment above includes these coding regions:
- a CDS encoding ABC transporter permease, which gives rise to MTFNARGAWAIYQRELMRAFRTAFQSILAPVLTTSLYFIVFGSAIGGRMPAIGGVEYAAFIIPGLLMLTLLGETTSNSSFGIYMPRFTGTIYELLSAPVGVAETLIGFVGAAATKSLILAAIILGTATLFVEYEIKYPLLAVGYIMLVAASFSLFGFILGIWADSFEKLGIIPVLILTPLTFLGGTFYSLDMLPEPWDTIALANPIAFLVSGLRWTFYGTSDVSIGVSLGLTLGFLAACTAIIAYIFRTGWRLRE